CATGCCTGAGTGGAGGGATCTACAGGGGGGTGAAATTCCACCTTGTTCCCAAGCTCCAGCTTGGGAACACAACTGTGCAGAAGCTCCAGCTTCGGTTCCCATGAGGCCGCGACCCATGCACCTCATCACGAGGAGCCCCAGATCTACCGAAGACCATGCAATCGTTCAAATCTTTGGCAGCGTTCTAAAGTGGAGATCTTAAGCAAAAAGGTTAACCAAGGTCAAAAAATTCCCCTCTGCCCCCTCCCCTTAATCCCCTCCCGCAAAGGGAGGGGAAATAGAATTTGGCATCAAATATTAGGTCTATTATTTTCTACGCTACCAATTCTCTACAGTGAGGCGAAGCTGGAGCTTCCCGGGCAGGCCGTTCCCAAGCAGAGCTAGAGAACGAGGGGAGGTTCCGCCGCCACCTGGCTGTGTTCGGGCGAGCCGGGGGACTAAGGGCTTGGATTAGGGGCCTTTTCGGAGACGATGTAGCGGATGGTCACTGTGTCGCTGGTGCCCGGTGCGAGCTTCAGGGACGAAGGTGAAAGGATGATCCCGGCGCTCAGGGTGCCGGAGCGGGACAGGTTGTCCAGTCGGACGGGGGCCGTATAAAGGGTGTGAATGCTTTCGAGCAGCGTCTTTCCGCCCATGACTTCCACCTTTTCGGGTTCGACAGCCATTTCGGAGAGGATCAATCCTTCCGGAAGCCGCCCCGTCCAATCCACCTGAACGGGGACCACCTTCGATGCGGGCGTGTCCAATACTACTTCAACGGTGGCGGGATTGACGGAGTGGAGGAAGACCCCCGGCGGCAGAATGATGTTCTCCTGGGTGATCGGGAACACGTTCCGCCCTTCTTCCGCCTTGGCTAGGCTGACCCTCACGGCCACCTGTTCGGGTTTGAGCGACTTGAGCAGAGCACTTGATCCATGTAGTTGTAGGTGGACTTCCGTGACCGACGTCTCAAGGATCTGGTACTGAAACGGACGATTCACGTATTCGATGGGCACGCTCAGTGCGATCAGAGTGTCGCGGCTCCTGGTGAATCCGAACCAGATGCCCGTCATGACGATGAACGAAAGCAGCGCGGCCACAACGAGTCGGGTTCGTTCTCTGCGCTGTTTGTCTCCTCCATCGTCTTTGGAAATATTCAGGTGTTCCTGTAGAAGATGGGCGAGATCTTCCGGTTGCAGTATGGGTTTGATCCAGTTGTCCTTGGCTACCGTTACACGCCCCCGTTCTTCGGAAACGGCGATGACCAGCGCGTCGGTCCGTTCGGCCAGGCCGGCGGCCGCACGATGCCTGGTCCCGTAAAAGGTGGGAAGGTCCTGGCGCTGGGAAAGCGGCAGGAGAACACCCACTTCAACCACCCGGTTTCCCTGGATGACAATGGCTCCGTCGTGGACCGGATTATTGGGCCAGAAAATGCTCATGAGCATTTCGGGAGAAACCGTGCCGTTCCAGGGGATGCCCCCGTGGACCAGTTCCCGCAGGTCTTCTTTTCCCGGAATGACGATGAGTGCCCCGATGCGCTTCTTGCCCATTTGAAAAACCGTGTCGACTATGGTTTCAATGGGCGTGGGTGTTTCGCGCAGCGGCGAACCCCAGAAGAAGGCTTTGAAGTTACGGGCCTGGAGCACCGAACGGATTTCATTTCGGAAAACCACGATAATGATGATGGCGGCTGCGGCTGTGATGGCCTGGAGTGCCCAGCTGGTCAGGATGAGTCCCAGGGATGCGGCCATTTCCTGGACGAGCCACACCGATGCGATGCCCGCCAGGATCCGGAAGGCGTTGGTGTTCCGAAACAGGACGTACAGGCGGAAAAGTACGTAGCTGTTGAATGTGATATCGACCAGGTCCTGCCAGCGGATGCTTCCGATGAAGGCCCAAAACTGAGACATTGCCTCTCAATCCGTTATGCTGAAACGTACGGTGCCCAACAGGTTGTTGCGTTCATCCGAAATTTCCACGCGCCAGGGTCCCTTATCGGTTTCCCGAAGCCGAATCAGGCTGTAGGTAGCCCACCGTGGAGGATTTACTTTGAGGCGGATCTGAGTGCTCAACCGGTCCCGATGGTACCAGCGGTGATAGATCCACTGGGTTGTCGGGACCGGATCCAGCAGCGTGTAGCAATAGACCTGGCCGGCCGATACAGGAAAGGCGTAGCCCTTGTTGACGGGGCGCATCTGGTCGATGGCCTCGCACATGGCCGTTTCAGCAAGGGCCAGCTGGGATGAGCGGCTTTCTTCGGCGGGTTGAACCGCTCCGTCTGCCGGGGATCCCTCTGTGTCCAACGCGTCCTGAGCGTTCACCGGAACAACCGCTCCGGCAAGAAGGAGCCAGGCGAGAAAAGGCGCGCCGAGTGCAAATTTCTTCAGAGGCATGCGGCGACTCCCCACAAGCGCGACCGGGCATGGATGCCCTGGCACTCCAGTTAAATCACATATCTGACCGAGATCAGTCCCGGAAGGGCCCAGGAGACTGGAATTCAGTCCGCTCAGATGGTGAGTTGAATCGGGAAGGTCAAGCGAAGCTTGGACCATTTCAACATTTCTAAAATACCAACGTTATGCTTTTCGTCAAGGACATGCTTGCCGAGATGGTGTTTTGGAACCGTTCGGCCGGTCCATGACGTGTGATACGGCGCCGCCCGAAGGACGGGGAGAGGAGGCTTCTGTGTTGAGGTCTATGAGAGTTGGACGTATCGGGAGGGGGTGGCCGGCCGTGCTGGGCCTCCTGTGGGTGCTGGCGGCAATCGCGTCCGCGGCCCGCACGCTTCCGGAAGAGGGCGTGGTGGCCAAGGTGTTTGACGGTGACACGGTCCTTTTGCACTCCGGAGAACGGATCAGGTACTTGGGGATCGATGCCCCCGAGGTGGCCCATGACCGCCGGCCGGCGGATTGTTACGGGTACGAGGCGAAGGAACGAAATGCGCGGTGGGTGCTGGGAAAGAAAATCCGGCTTGAATACGAAGGCGAGCCCAGGGATTCCTATGGTCGGCTCATGGCCTACGTTTTTCTGACCGATGGACGTCTCATCAACGCCGAATTGGTTCGGGAAGGTTGCGCCTGGGTTTTCCGAAAAGACATATCGCCCCGCATGTTCGAGCGCCTTCTTTCCGCTCAGCGGGACGCCCTGGCGTACCGACGGGGTATGTGGGATGCGTGCCCGGTGGAACCGGAAGACCGGTACATTGGAAACAAGCGCAGTTATGTTTTCCATCGGCCGCATTGCCGGTTTGGAAAAAAGGTGTCGAAGACTAATCGCGTGGTCTTCTTCACCCGTTGGTCGGCACTGGAGAAAGGCTATCATCCCTGCAGGCGCTGTAAGCCTTGAAGGCTCTCCGCCGGCGGGCCCGAGCCGGCTTGCCGATCCACGCGGAGGAAGGCTTGGAACCGGGAATGTGCTGAACATTCGTAGCGGGCGCCGGCGCCGTGATTTTCGGTTTGTCCTGCGGCATCGTGGCGGAGCGGGATGTGCCGCCCGGGGGCTGCGGAGCGGGAGGTCCCAGGCGGTTTTCTCGTTTTTCCTTGACACGGAGGGGTCGACCCTGTAACACGGACCAGTCCGTCACTATGGACGCCGAAGGATGAGGGCAGACCATGAAAGGCAGGAAGCAACAGGCGGTACGGCTCCTGATCGAAAGGTTCTCCCGCGAGGGGCGCCCGGAAGCTCTTGTGGCCTTTTTCGAGAGCCGGCTGGCTCGAGCCGGTTCTCCGGAGCAGGTGCTTCAGGAAGCCCTGGAGACGTTTTGGGAAACCCGCAAAGTGATCCGGGAGGCGGGTGCTCCTGTGGATCTTCCCCTCTCCTCGCTGCTCGATATCCTCCAGCAGGCAGTCGTGGCTTGCGGGGTGGCTCCGGAGACGTTCTACCGCTTGGTCGCGCGGCAGCTCCTGGATGAAACCGAGGCGAACGACGGGGCGCGGGAGTTGCCGAGCGTGAGCACGCGGGAGAAGATTCTGAACGCGGCGCTGGAACTCTTTTCCGACAAGGGATTTCATCAGGCGACGGTCGACGAGATCGCGGACCGGGCCGGCGTGGGCAAGGGCACCCTCTATCGGTACTTTTCCAACAAGGAAGCCCTTTTTCACGAGCTTGTCCAGTCCCGGCTCAAGGACCTGGAACGACAGGCGGAAGCCGTTCTCGACGGGCAGGACGACGTCCTCACCATGATCCGCAAGTATCTCCGGATCTACTTTGAATTTTTCGACAAAAACCAGAGGCTCTACCGGGTGATGGTCCAGGAACATCCGGAGTTCGGGGAACGAGTGCAAGACCTTTACATTGAAAAGATCCTGAGGCGAATCCCTCTGCTGAAACGCAAGGTCTATGAAGCTCGACAGCGGGGAGTCCTGAGGGATGTGACCTTCAACACCACCTTTTACGGTGTGATGGGCTTCATCCATGGGGTCATCCAGCGCTGGCTCGCTCACGACTGCAGCTACCCGCTCATGGAGGAACTGCCCGCCGTGCAGGAAGTGCTGTTTTACGGATTTGTTCAGCAGAGGAAATCGGAACCGATCAGCGTAGAATGAATGACGGAGGAGGACAAAAAGATGGATACCAATGAAATGCGTCGGAAAGTGGTGGATATCATAGCCTCTCAGCTGGGCGTGGAAAAGGACATCATTACGCCCGAAGCGCACGTGGTGGACGACCTTGGAGCCGACTCCCTGGACGTGGTCGAACTGGTCATGGCCCTGGAGGAAGCCTTCGATCTGGAAATCCCCGACGAAGATGCAGAAAACATTCGCACGGTGAAAGATATCTTCGATTACCTGGAAAAGTCCCTGTGACGTCGATCCGTCAGAGCCGCCGCGGAAAGGCGCGGCCCGAGGCCGCAAGGAAGTTTGCGGCTGTCTGAGAATACCCTTTACCCTTCTGGGAATAGGGCGTCCGTTTTTTCGCGTAGGGGGCGGTTCGCGAACGGAATTTCCACCTTGTTCCCAAGCTCCAGCTTGGGAACACAACTGTGGAGGGGAGAGAGGGGGATTGTTTTGACCTTCGTTAACCTTTTTGCTTAAGGTCTCCACTTTAGAACGCTAGCAAATACTTTGCGTCAAAGTTAGTAGTAATCGGCGCCTTTGCGCGCCTCGAAGAGTCCTGGTCAGGGCGCAGCCCATGAACCTCAAAAGGAACGGCGGCCGATAAGCCGCCGTTCTTGTTTGTGGAAATCGTGCCCGAGTCGGTTGGAACGATCCCGGCGGCGAGCTGGCGGTCTTTCCAGCGGCTCCGATCCGCCTGCCTAGGTTCCCCGCCTCGAGGGCTCGACCGGCGCCCGGCGACTCCGGGTTCCCCGAAAGGCCCCCTCATTCGTCACCGGGTGGAACGGCCGACAGGTCCCGTGTGAAGTCGGGGGCCTGTGCGTCCACCACCGTATTTTTCAGCGCCCAAAAGATGCTCTTAAAATGCGACTCGAAATTGGTGGGAGAGATACGCCCCAATTCGATAAACTTGATCACGATCTCTTTGGCAAGGCGGAGGATTTTTTCGTCATCGGGATTCATAACGGTCTCGCCCCTGTGGATTCGTCGAAGTCCGGCGCCGTCGAAACCAAGAAAAAAGCCTCTGCTGGTTGGAGGGAAGGCCGGAAACGGTAAGCAGAGGCTTTTCTCGGGTGAACGGCAATACCCGGTTCAGGCATCCCCGTCCCGATGGGACCTCATTAGCACGGATGTGCGGCGGGAAGCAAGCAGGAATGTCTCGGGGGTGAAGTTTCCTTGTAGACCGTTGATGTTGGGGGGGGGTTCCGCCCACCTGTTCCCACCTGGATCGGAAAGTGGATTCTTTCGTATAAATAAAAACTTCAATCCCATGGATTTTGGTTTGACACAACCGCGAAGGGGGTGCTATGTAGCCGGCCAGTGGGAAAAGGTGGAAATTGGGGGGCAAACGTGGGACTCCTGAAGCAGCCGCGCTTCCGCGGACATTCCTTTCACCGCCTCGACAGCAAGGGACGGCTTCGGATTCCCACGAAGTTTCGCGAAATTCTGCAGCAGAACTATACCGACGGGCTCATTCTCACCAACATGCCCAACTGCCTCGTGGCCTATCCGCCCGAAGTATGGGAAGAAATCGAAAGCAAGGCGGTCACGATGTCTCAAGTTCAACCGCAGCAGCGGTCGTTCGTTCGTTACTTCATCGCCAGCGCCGTCGAATGCGAATTCGACAGGCAGGGCCGCATCCTCATTCCACCGCTGCTGCGGGCGCGAGCCGAAATCGACCAGGAAGTGTTGCTGATCGGGGCCATGCAGAGTATCGAAATCTGGAGCCGCGACAGTTACGAACGGGAAATGGAGCGGAGCAAGCAGAATTTCGACCAGATGGCTCAAGACGCTTCGGTGATCGGTGTCTGATGCCCGTGGCGTGTCCGCGTCGTGTTTCCTGCTGATCTTGAAATCCTGTGGCGATCCCGTGAAGGTGAACGCCGGCGCCGGTTTCCTTTAAGGGGCCTTGCCGCGCGGGAAGTTGAAATCGTGAAGGCCTTCCAATGAGTCTTTCGCAAGAGACCAGGCATGTTCCGGTGCTGAGGGACGAGGTGATCGAGGCTCTGGCTTGCACCGCGGGCAAGCGCTACGTGGACGGAACGATCGGCGGTGGAGGCTATGCGGAAGCGATCCTGGAAGCGTCCGGCCCGGACGGGCTCCTGCTGGGCCTCGACTGGGACGAAGACGCTCTGAAACGGGCCGCGCGGCGGCTTTCACGGTTTTCGGGACGGTTCTTTCTGGAAAGAGGAAGCTATGATAATCTCTCGGCTTTCCTCAAGTCCCGGGGATGGGAACGGGTGGACGGGATCGTGTTGGACTTGGGGGTGTCGTCGGATCAGGTGGAGGACGCCGACCGGGGATTCAGTTTCGCATGGGACGGACCGCTCGACATGAGGATGGACCGGGGGAATCCTGTGACGGCTGCGGATCTGGTGAACCGGCTCCCGGAACACGAACTGGCGGATGTCATCCGGACGCTGGGTGAGGAACGGTGGGCCCGGAGGATCGCTCGGGCCATCGCCGCCCGGCGTGCGGATCGGCCCTTTTCCAGGACCTTGGAACTGGCGGCATTGGTTGCGGCCGTCGTTCCGAAAACGGCGGACAGCCGCCGGATTCATCCGGCGACGCGCACGTTTCTGGCTCTCCGGCTGGCGGTGAACCGGGAGCTCCAGGTGCTGGAGCGTTTTCTCCAGTCGGCTCTGGACCTTTTGAATCCCGGTGGGCGGCTGGCCGTCGTCACTTTCCATTCCCTGGAAGACCGTCTGGTGAAGCGGGCTTTCCAGGAGTGGGCCAAACCGTGCCGCTGCCCGCCCGAGGCACCGAAATGCACGTGCGGCGGACAGGCTTGGGTGAGGCTGCTTCCGCGAAAGGGTGTCCGGCCTTCGGAGCAGGAAGTGGCGGCCAATCCCCGGGCTCGGAGCGCACGGCTGAGAGCGTTGGAAAGAAGGCTTTGAGGCGGGTTGTGCGTGAAAGCGCCGGAAAGGCGGCCCCGGCGGGTGCGGGAGGACGGATCCAGGGTGATGTTCACGGAAGCCGGGATTGGGGGCGATGGCGAAGCGCGAAGTTGGCGGAACGAGGGCAACGGATTTCAACACGTGGGTTGTGCGGGCGGGCGTTTTGGCCGCCGCCGCGCTGGTTCTCGGTATTTTCCAAGTCTGGCTCCACGTGCATCAGATCCGGGACGGATACCGCGTGGCCCGCATGCAGCACGCCTGTGAAGTGGAACAGGACTTGAGGCGGAAGCTGGACGTCGAATGGCAGCGCCTGGCGTCTCCGGCCGCGCTGGAAAAACTTGCGACGGGCCGGTTCGGCTTGAAGCCGCCTCGGCCGGATCAGAAGGTTCTTCTTCCTTGAGTGGAGTGTACGCGGGATGCGAT
This is a stretch of genomic DNA from Desulfoglaeba alkanexedens ALDC. It encodes these proteins:
- a CDS encoding TetR/AcrR family transcriptional regulator encodes the protein MKGRKQQAVRLLIERFSREGRPEALVAFFESRLARAGSPEQVLQEALETFWETRKVIREAGAPVDLPLSSLLDILQQAVVACGVAPETFYRLVARQLLDETEANDGARELPSVSTREKILNAALELFSDKGFHQATVDEIADRAGVGKGTLYRYFSNKEALFHELVQSRLKDLERQAEAVLDGQDDVLTMIRKYLRIYFEFFDKNQRLYRVMVQEHPEFGERVQDLYIEKILRRIPLLKRKVYEARQRGVLRDVTFNTTFYGVMGFIHGVIQRWLAHDCSYPLMEELPAVQEVLFYGFVQQRKSEPISVE
- the acpP gene encoding acyl carrier protein; this translates as MDTNEMRRKVVDIIASQLGVEKDIITPEAHVVDDLGADSLDVVELVMALEEAFDLEIPDEDAENIRTVKDIFDYLEKSL
- a CDS encoding thermonuclease family protein, with protein sequence MLGLLWVLAAIASAARTLPEEGVVAKVFDGDTVLLHSGERIRYLGIDAPEVAHDRRPADCYGYEAKERNARWVLGKKIRLEYEGEPRDSYGRLMAYVFLTDGRLINAELVREGCAWVFRKDISPRMFERLLSAQRDALAYRRGMWDACPVEPEDRYIGNKRSYVFHRPHCRFGKKVSKTNRVVFFTRWSALEKGYHPCRRCKP
- a CDS encoding diadenylate cyclase, with protein sequence MSQFWAFIGSIRWQDLVDITFNSYVLFRLYVLFRNTNAFRILAGIASVWLVQEMAASLGLILTSWALQAITAAAAIIIIVVFRNEIRSVLQARNFKAFFWGSPLRETPTPIETIVDTVFQMGKKRIGALIVIPGKEDLRELVHGGIPWNGTVSPEMLMSIFWPNNPVHDGAIVIQGNRVVEVGVLLPLSQRQDLPTFYGTRHRAAAGLAERTDALVIAVSEERGRVTVAKDNWIKPILQPEDLAHLLQEHLNISKDDGGDKQRRERTRLVVAALLSFIVMTGIWFGFTRSRDTLIALSVPIEYVNRPFQYQILETSVTEVHLQLHGSSALLKSLKPEQVAVRVSLAKAEEGRNVFPITQENIILPPGVFLHSVNPATVEVVLDTPASKVVPVQVDWTGRLPEGLILSEMAVEPEKVEVMGGKTLLESIHTLYTAPVRLDNLSRSGTLSAGIILSPSSLKLAPGTSDTVTIRYIVSEKAPNPSP
- the rsmH gene encoding 16S rRNA (cytosine(1402)-N(4))-methyltransferase RsmH, which produces MSLSQETRHVPVLRDEVIEALACTAGKRYVDGTIGGGGYAEAILEASGPDGLLLGLDWDEDALKRAARRLSRFSGRFFLERGSYDNLSAFLKSRGWERVDGIVLDLGVSSDQVEDADRGFSFAWDGPLDMRMDRGNPVTAADLVNRLPEHELADVIRTLGEERWARRIARAIAARRADRPFSRTLELAALVAAVVPKTADSRRIHPATRTFLALRLAVNRELQVLERFLQSALDLLNPGGRLAVVTFHSLEDRLVKRAFQEWAKPCRCPPEAPKCTCGGQAWVRLLPRKGVRPSEQEVAANPRARSARLRALERRL
- a CDS encoding DUF2914 domain-containing protein, whose amino-acid sequence is MPLKKFALGAPFLAWLLLAGAVVPVNAQDALDTEGSPADGAVQPAEESRSSQLALAETAMCEAIDQMRPVNKGYAFPVSAGQVYCYTLLDPVPTTQWIYHRWYHRDRLSTQIRLKVNPPRWATYSLIRLRETDKGPWRVEISDERNNLLGTVRFSITD
- the mraZ gene encoding division/cell wall cluster transcriptional repressor MraZ, with the protein product MGLLKQPRFRGHSFHRLDSKGRLRIPTKFREILQQNYTDGLILTNMPNCLVAYPPEVWEEIESKAVTMSQVQPQQRSFVRYFIASAVECEFDRQGRILIPPLLRARAEIDQEVLLIGAMQSIEIWSRDSYEREMERSKQNFDQMAQDASVIGV